From the Bacillota bacterium genome, one window contains:
- a CDS encoding prenyltransferase, producing MIFTFLSARQQRGLIQLADPKIWIASTVPMLTAVTLAYVDAASFSIGWFLLTLIGIYAVEVGKNAVNEVVDWRSGADRFVSPENLTPFSGGKKTITGGLLSENEVIIIAIASFTVAALIGILIWIFRTWHAFWIAAIGGLLAIGYSMWPLSLAYRGFGEVTVGFTFGPLLMLGTYVVQTGQLSLRPILISIPLGILIAAVLWINEFPDFEADLHANKRNLVVRMGRGKARTVFAILMALAEISIVGLAVYFRSPWLLLGLIGGLEAYRATKVCWSFYEATAQLIPANAGTIKTYILTGLGLILGLLLGR from the coding sequence TTGATCTTCACATTTCTATCCGCACGCCAGCAACGCGGATTGATCCAACTGGCAGATCCAAAGATCTGGATAGCCTCCACAGTGCCAATGCTCACAGCTGTGACACTGGCTTATGTAGATGCAGCATCCTTTTCCATTGGATGGTTTCTCCTCACCCTCATTGGAATATATGCTGTGGAGGTGGGCAAAAACGCCGTCAATGAGGTCGTAGATTGGCGTTCCGGCGCTGATAGATTTGTCTCTCCGGAAAATCTGACTCCCTTTTCAGGAGGGAAAAAGACGATAACAGGGGGGCTTCTCTCCGAAAATGAGGTCATCATCATCGCCATAGCAAGCTTCACGGTTGCCGCGCTTATCGGTATTCTCATCTGGATCTTCAGGACCTGGCACGCCTTCTGGATCGCTGCCATCGGCGGGCTTCTCGCCATTGGCTACAGCATGTGGCCATTATCCCTTGCATATCGCGGCTTTGGCGAAGTCACCGTGGGCTTTACCTTTGGTCCATTATTGATGCTAGGAACTTATGTAGTTCAAACTGGCCAATTATCACTAAGACCGATACTCATCAGCATTCCGCTCGGCATCCTCATCGCGGCAGTCCTGTGGATCAATGAATTCCCAGACTTTGAGGCAGACTTGCACGCCAACAAACGCAATTTGGTTGTCCGGATGGGGCGAGGCAAGGCGCGAACAGTCTTCGCTATATTGATGGCATTGGCGGAGATCTCCATAGTGGGACTAGCTGTCTACTTTCGTAGCCCATGGTTGCTTCTAGGTCTCATCGGAGGCCTTGAAGCATACCGCGCTACGAAGGTATGCTGGTCTTTCTATGAAGCCACCGCGCAGCTCATCCCCGCCAATGCTGGCACAATCAAGACCTATATCCTTACAGGCCTAGGACTTATACTCGGCCTCCTCCTCGGGCGCTAG
- a CDS encoding N-acetylmuramoyl-L-alanine amidase — protein sequence MGRTGTREADINLSVTQRIGDELKRHGISVLLTRTDDVFVSLKDRVNMANAADAAIFVSIHCNSAEDEGAHGTETYHSVGSKPGKILAETIHQSLVKAAGLFDRGVKEAKFYVLRRTKMPATLVELAFISNKDEEKLLKSEEFQQKTAKAIAEGIINHSF from the coding sequence GTGGGCCGGACGGGGACCCGTGAAGCTGATATCAACCTTAGCGTGACGCAAAGGATAGGGGATGAGTTGAAACGACACGGCATCTCAGTTTTGCTTACGAGGACAGATGATGTGTTCGTCAGCCTCAAGGATAGGGTAAACATGGCGAATGCCGCTGATGCCGCGATCTTCGTCTCGATACACTGCAACTCTGCAGAGGATGAAGGGGCTCATGGTACCGAAACATACCACAGCGTGGGCAGCAAACCGGGTAAGATTCTCGCGGAGACCATACACCAGTCCCTGGTGAAAGCTGCAGGTCTGTTCGATCGAGGAGTGAAAGAAGCCAAGTTCTATGTCTTGAGACGGACAAAAATGCCGGCTACACTCGTGGAATTGGCGTTCATATCAAACAAAGATGAGGAAAAGCTACTTAAAAGTGAGGAATTTCAACAGAAAACAGCGAAGGCAATAGCGGAAGGAATCATCAATCATAGTTTTTGA
- a CDS encoding ABC-ATPase domain-containing protein yields MAKTRQDLAATLSRIDSRGYKAYEEIRGEYVFPGFRLFIDHVQADPFAPPSRFRIRVPQEIAKFPSRYLESAIRRIALADYLTRTFSSAAARSAHGHGTGKSGRIFMPRPGQEILMRNSVLISEDGIEARFAVGLPAAGRRILGKVAEEICCSLLPKLVHEVLMYQSLRVDDLDLHIMVAEDSEALRGLLQEHRLVAFVANGSILPRRSGVDDRPLDQGEVIPFTSPPSLEVELEAPNRGKVRGMGIPEGVTLIVGGGYHGKSTLLRAIERGIYDHIPGDGREFVVTSPVAVKIRAEDGRAITNTDISFFISNLPFGADTSGFSTQNASGSTSQAANIVEALESGARVLLVDEDTSATNFMIRDRRMQALVAKEKEPITPFIDRVRLLSEKGISTILVLGGSGDYLDVADTVIMMDEYRPIDVTAKAREIAALFKTGRKTEGTRVDLRLGARIPTSLGFMRPGDRRTKTKARGTDTIMLGHEEIDLSSVEQVVDPGQTRFIADTLRYIGSRLLDGKSNIPELLARLRRDIEENGMDLVAPYLHGEYCLARPLEIAAALNRVRTLEIRQNR; encoded by the coding sequence TTGGCTAAGACACGGCAAGACCTTGCGGCAACTCTGAGCCGCATCGATTCGAGAGGATACAAGGCTTATGAAGAGATACGCGGCGAATACGTATTTCCTGGTTTCCGTCTTTTCATAGATCATGTTCAGGCTGACCCATTTGCTCCTCCGAGCAGATTTAGAATCCGTGTTCCTCAGGAGATAGCCAAATTTCCCAGCCGTTATTTAGAAAGTGCAATAAGGCGAATTGCCCTTGCTGACTATCTGACGCGCACTTTCAGCTCCGCGGCCGCCAGGTCGGCGCACGGCCACGGGACCGGTAAGAGCGGGCGCATATTCATGCCCCGTCCGGGTCAGGAGATTCTCATGAGGAATTCTGTACTGATCAGTGAAGATGGAATCGAGGCCAGATTTGCGGTAGGCCTTCCCGCGGCAGGGCGCAGGATATTGGGAAAGGTGGCGGAGGAGATCTGCTGTAGCCTTCTGCCCAAATTAGTGCATGAGGTTTTGATGTATCAGTCCCTGAGGGTTGACGACCTCGATCTCCACATTATGGTTGCAGAGGACAGCGAGGCCTTACGCGGGCTTTTGCAGGAACATCGGCTTGTGGCTTTTGTCGCCAATGGATCTATCCTGCCGCGCCGCAGCGGAGTCGATGATAGGCCGCTTGATCAAGGCGAGGTGATACCATTCACCTCTCCCCCATCATTAGAAGTGGAATTAGAGGCACCTAACCGAGGTAAGGTGCGGGGGATGGGGATCCCGGAAGGGGTAACCCTTATCGTCGGCGGAGGATATCATGGAAAATCCACTCTCCTGCGCGCCATAGAGCGTGGGATCTATGATCATATTCCTGGCGACGGGCGGGAATTTGTGGTGACCTCTCCAGTTGCTGTTAAAATCCGTGCCGAAGATGGACGAGCCATAACAAACACCGACATAAGCTTTTTCATCAGTAACCTCCCATTTGGCGCCGACACTAGCGGCTTTTCCACGCAAAATGCGAGCGGCAGCACTTCACAGGCGGCTAATATCGTTGAGGCTCTCGAATCGGGCGCAAGAGTCCTCCTGGTGGATGAAGATACATCAGCGACTAATTTTATGATAAGAGATAGACGTATGCAGGCCTTAGTAGCGAAGGAAAAGGAGCCTATAACCCCCTTCATAGACAGGGTCCGTCTTCTCAGTGAAAAGGGCATATCAACGATATTGGTCCTGGGCGGATCCGGCGACTATCTTGACGTTGCCGACACCGTGATCATGATGGATGAATATCGGCCCATAGATGTCACTGCGAAAGCCAGGGAGATCGCCGCGCTTTTCAAAACGGGGCGCAAAACAGAAGGGACTCGAGTAGATCTTCGTCTTGGCGCCAGAATTCCAACTTCGCTTGGCTTCATGAGACCAGGTGATCGCAGGACTAAAACAAAAGCCAGGGGCACTGATACCATCATGCTGGGCCATGAAGAAATCGACCTCAGCAGTGTGGAACAGGTAGTGGACCCTGGCCAGACCCGCTTCATAGCTGATACATTGCGATATATTGGGAGCCGACTGCTTGATGGCAAATCCAATATACCGGAATTACTCGCAAGACTTCGGCGGGATATCGAGGAAAATGGCATGGACCTTGTTGCCCCCTATCTTCATGGTGAATACTGCCTCGCACGGCCTCTCGAGATTGCGGCGGCGCTAAACAGGGTGCGGACCCTTGAAATCAGGCAGAATCGCTGA
- a CDS encoding Gfo/Idh/MocA family oxidoreductase has product MQEIRVGLIGCGGNMRGHIKRLMGIPEVKITAISDPLEENIQEAIDTLELGRVKRFSDYTDMLARVGLDAVVISSPHTLHARQICDSLRSGLHVLVEKPMVCSVEDALKVIALKEEMGKVVLVSYQRHYAPSYRYARELIQSGKWGKVQFITAWQCQNWKRATVGKWRQDPALSGGGQLNDSGSHLLDIVLWMTGLTPKEVFAYIDNCGTPVDVLSAISVSFQEGAIGNLSVVGDSNTGFDEGINIWCENGMIEIRGAGHGSLILRDPDPRTPDEAELPAGSIPDANFIAAIRGREEVQSTAEDALKVIELTEAVWESARRHQPVAVDHVLSRPEAYGR; this is encoded by the coding sequence TTGCAGGAAATTCGGGTTGGTCTCATCGGCTGTGGGGGGAATATGCGTGGACATATAAAGAGGCTCATGGGCATTCCAGAAGTCAAGATCACGGCAATATCAGACCCATTGGAGGAAAACATACAGGAAGCTATAGATACGCTCGAACTAGGGCGAGTAAAGCGTTTTTCTGATTATACAGATATGCTAGCCAGGGTAGGTCTTGACGCTGTTGTTATATCTTCTCCTCATACCCTCCATGCAAGACAGATCTGCGATTCTCTCAGGTCCGGACTCCATGTTCTCGTGGAGAAGCCAATGGTCTGTTCTGTCGAGGATGCCTTAAAGGTAATCGCTCTGAAGGAGGAGATGGGCAAGGTAGTCCTTGTGTCTTATCAACGTCACTATGCTCCGAGCTATCGCTACGCGAGAGAGCTTATTCAGTCGGGGAAATGGGGCAAAGTGCAGTTTATCACTGCGTGGCAGTGCCAGAATTGGAAGCGGGCTACTGTCGGCAAGTGGCGGCAGGACCCTGCCCTTTCGGGTGGCGGCCAGTTGAACGATTCTGGCAGTCACCTTCTTGACATCGTGCTTTGGATGACGGGACTTACCCCTAAGGAAGTCTTTGCCTATATCGATAACTGTGGAACGCCAGTAGATGTACTTTCAGCAATTTCCGTATCATTCCAAGAAGGGGCCATTGGGAATCTTTCCGTCGTTGGCGATAGTAATACTGGTTTCGATGAAGGTATCAATATCTGGTGTGAAAATGGGATGATCGAGATAAGGGGAGCAGGGCATGGATCACTCATCCTTCGTGATCCTGATCCGCGCACGCCAGATGAAGCCGAACTACCCGCAGGCTCCATTCCTGACGCGAATTTCATAGCTGCGATTCGCGGCAGGGAGGAGGTTCAATCCACGGCAGAGGATGCCCTTAAGGTGATCGAACTCACCGAGGCTGTCTGGGAATCGGCGAGAAGACATCAACCTGTCGCAGTCGATCATGTCCTATCGAGGCCTGAGGCATATGGTCGTTGA